A single window of Rhodamnia argentea isolate NSW1041297 chromosome 5, ASM2092103v1, whole genome shotgun sequence DNA harbors:
- the LOC115752316 gene encoding small polypeptide DEVIL 4-like: MKMMSSPSMGTSKRRLSSRGLGGALREQKAKLYIIRRCVVMLLCWHD, encoded by the coding sequence atgaagatgatgagCAGCCCAAGCATGGGAACCTCCAAGAGGAGGCTATCGAGCAGAGGGCTTGGTGGGGCTCTCAGAGAACAGAAGGCCAAGCTCTACATCATCAGGAGATGTGTGGTCATGCTCCTTTGTTGGCATGACTGA